One window from the genome of Leptospira broomii serovar Hurstbridge str. 5399 encodes:
- a CDS encoding PAS domain-containing sensor histidine kinase — protein sequence MTLFGGESSSEDSPIIGDSTPPENLYYRTLNLLQEAIYLLDGKGRIMFANDRALQWLGGTSNDLIGHHFYESPWRIVRAAGIPFPKENFLEKILGEEAGSFPDLEIVTASELSFSTSCKFDTIKTDNGQISYILLSFFDETNSKKVQSHNLQLAAAVNDTADAIFVTNSGGNIEFVNPAFEKLTGYSLYEIQGCSPNRLKSGLQDQTFYKRLWETILNGETFRATVVNKKKNGDLFYCDQTISSTKDSAGKIISFVSILKDVTEPMEMQRTLRVTTERLRSLLDNALEGIFAVYNRQVIYGNPTFFKMLGYDPNSSSALIRVADILVDRDQRNVLNGLLAETGKIQGEEVHLLKKDGSPFYGTLRVFAHSQNPGYLEGFLLDQTERKMIETEKDSYESILRRSQKLESIGLIAAAMIHEINNPLTIVLGYSNLLAKSLVDPKLLKYVDIISAETDHLSKLVKDLLLYAKGDGTSFEKVDPYNLRDDALALADPLLQIEKIRVEEARERESLPLILCQSQKIKQVLLNLLINAKDALCTEVTENKLLGIDIFGIKGQSGIVEKIRFEVWDNGPGVPQFIRSAIFDAFFTAKESRGTGLGLAISKKIVESHHGSIGLAEKFGKSSCFYFELPIDCKTPV from the coding sequence ATGACTTTATTCGGTGGAGAATCTTCGAGCGAAGATTCTCCCATTATAGGAGACAGCACGCCCCCCGAGAATTTATACTATCGAACCCTTAATTTATTGCAGGAAGCGATTTATCTCTTAGATGGCAAGGGAAGAATCATGTTTGCAAATGATAGGGCCTTGCAATGGTTAGGCGGTACGTCGAACGATTTAATCGGACACCATTTCTATGAATCCCCCTGGAGGATCGTTCGGGCAGCCGGAATACCCTTTCCAAAGGAAAATTTTCTGGAGAAAATTCTGGGAGAAGAAGCGGGAAGTTTTCCCGATTTAGAAATCGTTACCGCATCGGAACTTTCGTTTTCAACCTCTTGTAAATTCGATACTATTAAAACCGATAACGGACAAATATCGTACATTTTACTTTCCTTCTTTGATGAAACGAATAGTAAAAAGGTGCAATCGCATAATCTTCAATTGGCGGCAGCAGTAAACGATACCGCCGACGCGATTTTTGTAACAAACTCCGGCGGCAATATAGAATTCGTAAATCCTGCATTCGAAAAACTTACGGGATACAGTTTATACGAGATCCAAGGTTGCTCGCCCAATCGATTAAAATCCGGATTACAAGATCAGACTTTTTACAAACGGTTATGGGAAACGATTTTGAACGGGGAGACCTTCCGGGCAACCGTTGTAAATAAGAAGAAAAACGGCGATTTGTTTTATTGCGATCAAACGATTTCTTCGACAAAGGATTCCGCGGGTAAGATCATTTCCTTCGTTTCCATCCTGAAAGACGTAACCGAACCGATGGAAATGCAACGAACATTACGAGTAACCACTGAGCGGCTTCGATCCTTATTGGATAACGCGCTGGAAGGTATTTTTGCGGTTTATAATCGCCAAGTCATCTACGGGAATCCTACCTTCTTCAAAATGCTCGGTTACGATCCAAATTCTTCTTCCGCACTGATTCGCGTGGCCGACATTTTAGTGGATCGCGATCAGAGAAATGTTCTTAACGGGCTATTAGCCGAAACAGGTAAAATACAAGGTGAGGAAGTACACCTACTGAAAAAAGACGGTTCTCCTTTTTATGGAACCTTGCGGGTATTTGCACACTCGCAGAATCCGGGCTATTTGGAAGGATTCTTGTTGGATCAAACTGAACGAAAAATGATCGAGACGGAGAAGGATTCCTACGAATCGATTTTACGTAGGAGCCAAAAATTGGAATCCATCGGGCTCATTGCGGCTGCAATGATTCACGAGATTAACAATCCGCTTACGATCGTTCTGGGCTACTCCAATCTATTGGCAAAATCATTAGTCGATCCCAAACTTCTGAAATACGTGGATATTATTTCGGCAGAAACGGATCACTTATCAAAACTGGTTAAGGATTTACTATTATATGCGAAGGGAGACGGGACAAGCTTCGAGAAGGTCGATCCGTATAACCTCCGAGACGATGCCCTAGCTCTAGCGGATCCACTTTTGCAGATCGAGAAAATCAGAGTGGAGGAAGCGCGAGAACGCGAATCCCTACCTCTTATTTTGTGCCAAAGTCAGAAAATTAAGCAGGTCCTGCTCAATCTGTTAATCAATGCAAAGGACGCACTTTGCACCGAAGTAACGGAGAATAAATTATTGGGCATCGATATCTTCGGTATCAAAGGGCAATCGGGCATCGTGGAAAAAATTCGATTCGAAGTTTGGGATAACGGTCCGGGTGTTCCCCAATTTATCCGAAGCGCGATATTCGACGCGTTTTTTACGGCTAAGGAATCTCGCGGGACGGGACTTGGATTGGCCATTAGCAAGAAAATTGTGGAAAGCCATCATGGGAGTATCGGACTCGCGGAAAAATTCGGCAAATCCTCCTGCTTTTATTTCGAACTTCCGATCGATTGCAAAACTCCTGTTTGA
- the msrA gene encoding peptide-methionine (S)-S-oxide reductase MsrA encodes MKFRIIRIILRLYLFLILPLVLIPGEFHAKEDARFETAIFAGGCFWCMEGPFEKLPGVISVVSGYSGGKEKNPTYEDVGYGRTGHRESVLVTYDPKKIKYETLLDTFWKQIDPTDNGGQFADRGNQYRTAIFYKNDIQKKLAAASKQALISSGKFSKPITVELLPVGEFYAAEEYHQDYYKKNPEHYKAYRRGSGREEYLKKTWGQNGS; translated from the coding sequence ATGAAATTTCGAATCATTCGAATAATATTACGTTTATATTTGTTCTTAATATTACCGTTAGTCCTCATTCCTGGAGAATTCCATGCAAAAGAAGACGCTAGATTCGAGACGGCGATTTTTGCAGGAGGTTGTTTTTGGTGTATGGAAGGTCCGTTTGAAAAACTTCCCGGAGTAATTTCAGTCGTCTCGGGATATTCGGGCGGGAAGGAGAAAAATCCTACATATGAAGATGTGGGATACGGCAGGACAGGTCACCGAGAATCGGTATTAGTCACTTACGATCCTAAAAAAATAAAATACGAGACCCTACTGGATACGTTTTGGAAACAAATCGATCCGACGGACAACGGCGGCCAGTTCGCCGATAGAGGAAACCAATATCGGACGGCAATATTCTATAAAAATGATATTCAAAAAAAATTAGCAGCTGCATCGAAGCAGGCCTTGATCTCATCCGGAAAATTTTCCAAGCCGATCACGGTGGAATTATTACCGGTCGGAGAATTTTATGCCGCCGAAGAATATCACCAGGATTATTATAAAAAGAATCCGGAACATTATAAAGCCTACCGAAGGGGATCGGGCCGAGAGGAATACCTTAAGAAAACCTGGGGTCAAAACGGATCCTAA